One window of the Populus trichocarpa isolate Nisqually-1 chromosome 9, P.trichocarpa_v4.1, whole genome shotgun sequence genome contains the following:
- the LOC7491110 gene encoding transcription factor GAMYB translates to MSSMMNGSEDSKRSKDCRDSPAADEANGGEMMGGMIPLKKGPWTSAEDAILIDYVKKHGEGNWNAVQKHSGLFRCGKSCRLRWANHLRPDLKKGAFTPEEENRIIELHATMGNKWARMAAELPGRTDNEIKNYWNTRIKRLQRTGLPIYPPDVCLQLYKTIQDGQNMGTLQTGDTCDPDLMQTDHFKIPEVEFKNLELSQDVLSYSSVLFDTSPSSMLKQGVGSSYGNALVFPTIHPAKRLRESQTIFTGLDGCVGRGMPVFDQLTDYPCGKIIEHSGLSSPYDPDLSTYDQPSWDVLPGSHAILNDNSSSSNVPICGTMKLELPSLQYSESQQDSWGTPTSPLPSLESVDTLIQSPPTKEMRSDGQSPRSSGLLEAVLYEYRTLKNSKKCSGHPTSDVSVVFGGVNVSPLNTSATEWEVYADLNSPSGHSASSLFSECTPVSGSSPDGRAYNVEPEPVDQDLIPYVEARKAPNQTDCNRPDVLLGSAWFAPSNNCHKDQFFQTDDVVAVLGGDQP, encoded by the exons ATGAGCAGCATGATGAATGGGAGCGAGGACAGTAAGAGATCCAAGGATTGTCGAGATTCACCTGCAGCTGATGAAGCTAATGGTGGGGAGATGATGGGTGGAATGATCCCTTTGAAAAAAGGCCCGTGGACCTCTGCAGAAGATGCTATTTTGATAGACTATGTCAAGAAGCATGGAGAGGGGAATTGGAATGCTGTCCAGAAGCACTCAGGGCTCTTCCGATGTGGAAAAAGCTGCCGTCTGCGATGGGCGAATCATCTACGACCGGATCTGAAGAAGGGCGCGTTCACTCCAGAGGAAGAGAACCGCATCATTGAACTCCATGCTACAATGGGAAATAAATGGGCTCGAATGGCTGCAGAG TTGCCTGGACGGACAGATAATGAGATAAAGAACTACTGGAATACTAGAATAAAGAGACTGCAACGTACTGGCTTGCCAATTTATCCTCCTGATGTTTGTCTGCAATTATACAAGACGATTCAAGATGGTCAAAATATGGGCACATTGCAAACAGGGGACACATGTGATCCTGATCTGATGCAGACTGACCATTTTAAGATTCCAGAAGTGGAATTCAAAAACCTGGAACTCAGTCAAGATGTCCTATCTTATTCATCGGTTCTTTTTGATACTTCTCCAAGCAGCATGCTGAAACAAGGTGTAGGTTCTTCCTATGGTAATGCTCTTGTGTTCCCAACAATTCATCCTGCCAAACGCCTTAGAGAGTCACAGACCATATTCACTGGTCTTGATGGTTGTGTCGGCAGGGGAATGCCAGTGTTCGATCAATTGACAGATTATCCTTGTGGAAAGATTATAGAGCACTCTGGGTTATCTTCCCCCTATGATCCTGATTTGAGCACCTATGACCAGCCATCATGGGATGTTCTTCCTGGCAGTCATGCCATATTAAATGacaactcttcttcttctaacgTGCCCATATGTGGGACCATGAAGTTAGAGCTCCCTTCACTCCAATATTCAGAATCTCAACAAGATAGTTGGGGCACACCAACTTCCCCGCTGCCTTCGCTTGAGTCTGTTGATACTTTAATTCAGTCTCCTCCAACCAAGGAGATGCGGTCAGATGGTCAGTCACCTAGAAGTAGTGGTCTCTTGGAGGCAGTACTTTATGAATATCGAACTCTGAAAAACTCAAAGAAATGTTCTGGCCACCCAACTTCAGATGTTTCTGTCGTGTTTGGTGGAGTAAATGTTTCACCCTTGAATACCTCTGCAACAGAATGGGAAGTATATGCTGATCTTAACTCTCCCTCAGGTCATTCAGCTTCGTCATTATTTAGCGAGTGTACTCCTGTCAGTGGAAGCTCCCCAGATGGACGAG CATATAATGTTGAGCCCGAGCCAGTTGATCAGGATTTGATCCCATATGTTGAGGCGAGAAAAGCTCCCAATCAGACAGATTGCAACAGGCCAGATGTTTTGCTTGGCTCAGCCTGGTTTGCGCCTAGCAATAACTGCCACAAGGACCAGTTTTTTCAGACTGATGATGTGGTGGCGGTTCTTGGTGGAGATCAACCATGA